In Candidatus Dependentiae bacterium, the following proteins share a genomic window:
- a CDS encoding NUDIX domain-containing protein has translation MNKPTARVGIGVFVFKEGQFLMGVRKNTHGSDHWSIPGGHLEFGETFEQTAQREVFEETGLMIKNIRFGAVTNDFFVEQSKHYVSVWLLSDWMSGSPEVREPDKYTNFIWCNFENLPSPLFYPWKQLKESPFIKTIKKELNKNRISSTPIMLKSMDKKQVNKQV, from the coding sequence ATGAATAAACCAACAGCACGTGTAGGAATTGGCGTTTTTGTTTTCAAAGAGGGTCAATTTCTGATGGGAGTCAGAAAGAATACCCATGGATCAGATCACTGGAGCATTCCAGGAGGACATCTGGAATTTGGAGAGACATTTGAACAAACAGCACAGCGCGAGGTCTTTGAAGAAACCGGCCTTATGATTAAGAATATTCGCTTTGGTGCAGTCACTAATGATTTTTTCGTAGAACAAAGCAAACACTATGTTTCTGTTTGGCTCTTGAGCGATTGGATGAGTGGTTCTCCGGAAGTACGCGAACCGGATAAATACACAAACTTTATCTGGTGTAATTTTGAAAATTTGCCTTCGCCACTTTTTTACCCATGGAAGCAACTCAAAGAGTCTCCGTTCATCAAGACAATCAAAAAAGAGCTTAATAAAAATAGGATCTCATCGACTCCCATAATGCTAAAATCTATGGATAAGAAACAAGTAAATAAGCAGGTTTGA